In Amaranthus tricolor cultivar Red isolate AtriRed21 chromosome 3, ASM2621246v1, whole genome shotgun sequence, a single window of DNA contains:
- the LOC130807357 gene encoding uncharacterized protein LOC130807357 yields MATNHHNLQQPTINNTRKVCFSFAAYAKTVIAALKSSDVHVACGLTEDEFSAVESLGNFTFPPDLRAILSMGLPLGPGFPNWRSSSCHQLCLLTSLPILFLSKEVSRNNFWVPSWGPRPYNNDEAHSLAHKFLVKAPPLVPIFRHCYIPSEPNLAGNPIFYVHGSDVKLLSIDVGGFFKETEFRRKNCLCKRHTIEKNTTPAWAQSARRVEFWTDLSARENDSKKWWNKELNGCFEEVIMKLKDGGWNEDEVKEMMLIDGFDRRVGEERSVSNYKESVVKHVRKMSIELLNGGWSVDDVAYSLSDDSGEIKSGLVDGEAWVEFQCITSSNSDSVISSD; encoded by the coding sequence ATGGCGACAAACCACCATAATCTTCAACAACCCACCATTAATAACACTCGCAAAGTCTGCTTCTCCTTCGCCGCATACGCTAAAACCGTTATCGCCGCCCTCAAATCCTCCGACGTCCACGTGGCATGTGGTCTCACCGAAGATGAATTCTCAGCCGTCGAATCCTTAGGGAATTTTACATTCCCACCTGATCTTCGTGCAATTCTTTCTATGGGCTTACCATTGGGCCCGGGCTTTCCCAATTGGCGCTCTTCATCCTGCCACCAACTCTGTCTCCTTACCTCCCTACCAATTCTATTTCTCTCCAAAGAAGTTTCTAGAAACAATTTCTGGGTCCCATCCTGGGGCCCGCGTCCATACAACAACGATGAAGCCCATTCTCTGGCCCACAAATTTTTGGTAAAAGCCCCACCGTTAGTCCCCATTTTTCGGCACTGTTACATCCCATCGGAGCCCAATTTAGCAGGTAATCCCATATTCTACGTGCATGGAAGTGACGTTAAATTATTAAGCATCGACGTTGGTGGGTTTTTCAAAGAAACAGAATTCAGGAGAAAAAATTGCCTGTGCAAGCGGCATACGATAGAGAAAAATACAACCCCAGCGTGGGCCCAATCAGCTAGGCGCGTGGAGTTTTGGACGGATCTTTCAGCGCGTGAGAATGATTCCAAAAAATGGtggaataaagaattgaatggcTGTTTTGAAGAGGTGATCATGAAATTGAAGGATGGTGGGTGGAATGAAGATGAAGTGAAAGAAATGATGTTGATAGACGGTTTTGATAGGCGCGTGGGAGAAGAAAGAAGCGTGAGTAATTATAAAGAGAGTGTTGTTAAACACGTGCGGAAAATGTCGATAGAATTGCTTAATGGTGGTTGGAGTGTAGACGACGTCGCTTATTCTTTAAGTGATGATAGTGGTGAGATTAAGAGTGGGTTAGTTGATGGGGAAGCTTGGGTTGAATTTCAATGTATTACTTCATCAAATTCGGATTCCGTGATTTCTTCTGATTGA
- the LOC130807358 gene encoding cytochrome c oxidase subunit 6a, mitochondrial, translated as MAMTSGKLRSSVQSALRNGRSSEIIKRTFSSSSHQDVEYEAKEASKWEKITYLGIVSCTVLAVINLSKGHHHFEEPPAYPYLHIRNKEFPWGPDGLFEVKEHH; from the exons ATGGCGATGACTTCGGGTAAGCTCAGATCTAGCGTTCAATCCGCCCTTCGTAATGGTCGTTCTTCCGAAATCATTAAGCGTactttctcttcttcctcccATCAAGATGTCGAAT ATGAGGCTAAAGAGGCATCCAAATGGGAGAAGATTACATATCTTGGGATAGTCTCTTGCACTGTTCTGGCTGTCATCAATCTTTCCAAGGGTCATCATCACTTCGAAGAACCTCCT GCATACCCTTATTTGCACATTCGCAACAAGGAGTTCCCATGGG GTCCTGATGGGCTTTTTGAGGTCAAAGAACACCATTGA
- the LOC130807360 gene encoding uncharacterized protein LOC130807360 produces the protein MFKLSPRSRGLRANKGFKVKHALQLILLLGIGIWLVYQIQRSYGKEKTFGEEASRISEKVQDRLRLGRKDLPELDETLNVDERNNVEEDEEKKIESEDAKLGENEDLDGKMDEKTGEDGKDESTEKQNEEGKEESEGEGESKEGEKENENVEEEGNKEGGNEVKDGGENKSEEQQEENKEKENEMKEENKENVNEREGHEENEKEKENKENESGVQNDGNTTEENKEASKEGGNEEGKESETAQNEEVKEENKESETAQNEAAKEESKDSETAQNEAAKEENKESETAQNEATKEENKESETAQNEAAKEESKESESAQNEAAKEENKESETAQNEEAKEEKVSETYQNEEPKVESKESETAQNEGQDKETTDGSSEKKNEEAEAENKDTKIEKSGSSDGQVQDGTKKDEHTSAEEQNKDNSESSEGEENKTQNNSEKSETVESSEDKQVNATTFSDETFATQNQNDAASNTTSQEANSNLLAVSEKLEKTETGTSDNQSDSNYDSGSKTEDTNNAEGGGSSTDGNTSYSDTSGHEGANGENPERTNEKSSETNGTTDLKNQDKTHSSQDSNTHEEQKESSTNSEEKKEETSKANEEENAEKNEQAVSGNTSGSQQHDESSNSNEMSNVEQTGQGNTFNNTESEGQKEDSINVEHNHETENVTEEVKDRTDLDTLPDSRTDVSNNGDAIA, from the coding sequence ATGTTCAAGTTATCGCCTCGTAGTAGGGGATTGAGGGCGAACAAGGGTTTTAAGGTAAAGCATGCTTTGCAATTGATTTTGTTGTTGGGGATTGGCATCTGGCTTGTATACCAGATCCAACGCTCGTATGGTAAGGAAAAGACATTTGGAGAAGAGGCTAGTAGGATCTCGGAGAAGGTACAAGATAGGTTGAGGTTGGGAAGGAAGGATCTTCCCGAGTTGGATGAGACGTTGAATGTGGATGAGAGAAACAATGTGGAAGAGGATGAGGAGAAGAAAATTGAAAGCGAGGATGCAAAGTTGGGTGAGAATGAGGACTTAGATGGGAAAATGGATGAGAAGACTGGAGAAGATGGTAAGGATGAGAGCACGGAGAAGCAGAATGAGGAGGGTAAGGAAGAAAGTGAAGGCGAGGGCGAGAGTAAGGAAGGTGAGAAGGAGAATGAAAACGTGGAGGAAGAAGGGAATAAGGAAGGGGGGAATGAGGTCAAGGATGGCGGAGAGAACAAAAGTGAGGAGCAGCAAGAAGAGAATAAGGAGAAGGAAAATGAAATGAAGGAAGAGAATAAGGAGAATGTTAACGAAAGGGAGGGCCATGAAGAgaatgaaaaggaaaaagagaacaAAGAAAATGAGAGTGGAGTGCAGAATGATGGGAATACGACGGAAGAGAACAAGGAAGCGAGCAAAGAGGGTGGAAATGAAGAAGGTAAAGAGAGCGAGACTGCACAGAATGAAGAAGTGAAAGAGGAAAACAAAGAGAGCGAGACTGCACAGAATGAAGCAGCGAAAGAGGAAAGCAAAGACAGCGAGACTGCACAGAATGAAGCGGCCAAAGAGGAAAACAAAGAGAGTGAGACTGCACAGAATGAAGCGACCAAAGAGGAAAACAAAGAGAGTGAGACTGCACAGAATGAAGCGGCCAAAGAGGAAAGCAAAGAGAGCGAGAGTGCACAGAATGAAGCGGccaaagaagaaaacaaagagAGCGAGACTGCACAGAATGAAGAAGCCAAAGAGGAGAAAGTAAGTGAGACTTATCAGAATGAAGAACCGAAAGTGGAAAGCAAAGAGAGCGAAACTGCTCAAAATGAAGGTCAAGATAAGGAAACTACAGATGGGAGCAGCGAAAAAAAGAATGAAGAAGCAGAAGCGGAAAACAAAGACACTAAGATTGAGAAGTCAGGCTCATCAGACGGTCAGGTCCAAGATGGAACTAAGAAGGATGAGCACACTTCAGCTGAAGAGCAGAACAAGGACAATTCGGAGAGTAGTGAAGGAGAGGAAAACAAAACTCAGAACAATTCAGAAAAAAGTGAAACTGTAGAGTCTAGTGAAGATAAGCAAGTAAATGCCACTACATTTAGTGATGAAACATTTGCcactcaaaatcaaaatgatgcGGCATCTAACACAACCAGCCAAGAAGCTAATTCGAATCTGCTGGCAGTATCGGAGAAACTCGAGAAAACAGAAACGGGTACTAGTGACAACCAATCGGATTCGAACTACGATTCTGGTTCTAAGACTGAGGACACAAACAATGCTGAAGGTGGAGGCTCTTCCACAGACGGAAACACGTCTTATTCTGATACATCTGGTCATGAGGGTGCAAATGGTGAGAATCCAGAGAGAACCAATGAAAAGTCTTCTGAAACAAATGGAACAACTGATTTGAAAAACCAGGATAAAACTCATTCTTCCCAAGACTCAAACACTCATGAGGAGCAGAAAGAGTCATCCACAAATTcagaggaaaagaaagaagaaacaTCTAAggcaaatgaagaagaaaatgcagagaaaaatgaacaagctgTTTCTGGCAACACTTCAGGTTCTCAGCAGCACGACGAATCATCGAACTCAAATGAAATGTCAAATGTGGAGCAAACTGGGCAAGGGAACACTTTTAACAATACTGAATCAGAAGGCCAGAAAGAGGACTCGATAAATGTGGAGCACAATCATGAAACTGAGAATGTCACTGAGGAAGTTAAAGATCGAACTGATTTAGATACTCTACCAGATAGCAGAACTGATGTGAGCAACAATGGCGATGCAATTGCTTAG
- the LOC130807361 gene encoding cysteine desulfurase, mitochondrial, protein MTFSKHLVSKLRNLPTITQNISRSLSTAAATATINDNPSPQSNDSSISIKGVKISGRPLYLDMQATTPVDPRVLDAMLPYYISQYGNPHSRTHLYGWESESAVETARSQVAQLVNCSPKEIIFTSGATESNNISIKGYMHFHKASKRHVITTQTEHKCVLDSCRHLQQEGFEVTYLPVENDGLVDLDKLRAAIRPDTGLVSVMMVNNEIGVIQPVEEIGRICKEFNIAFHTDAAQGLGKIPIDVEKMNISLMSLSGHKIYGPKGVGALYIRRRPRVRVEPQMNGGGQERGLRSGTVPTPLVVGFGAACEVAMKEMEYDDKRIRTLQDRLLKGIRERVDAVEVNGSAERRYPGNLNLSFRFVEGESLLMGLKEVAVSSGSACTSASLEPSYVLRALGVDEEMAHTSIRFGIGRFTTEEEIDRAVELTVKQVQKLREMSPLYEMYQQGIDLKSIQWAQH, encoded by the coding sequence ATGACTTTCTCGAAGCATCTTGTTTCAAAACTCCGCAACCTCCCAACCATCACCCAAAACATATCTCGTTCCCTATCCACCGCCGCCGCAACCGCCACCATCAATGACAACCCATCTCCACAGTCAAACGATTCTTCCATCTCAATCAAAGGGGTTAAAATCTCGGGTCGCCCTCTTTACCTAGACATGCAAGCTACCACCCCTGTTGACCCACGGGTTCTTGACGCCATGCTTCCTTATTACATCTCCCAGTACGGTAATCCGCATAGTCGAACCCATCTTTATGGTTGGGAATCCGAATCTGCTGTTGAAACTGCCCGTTCTCAGGTTGCCCAACTCGTTAATTGCTCCCCAAAAGAAATCATTTTCACTTCCGGTGCAACCGAGTCGAACAACATCTCTATCAAGGGTTATATGCACTTTCATAAGGCTTCTAAGCGCCATGTTATTACCACCCAAACTGAGCACAAGTGTGTTCTTGATTCGTGTCGGCATCTTCAGCAAGAGGGTTTTGAGGTGACTTATCTTCCCGTTGAGAATGATGGGCTTGTTGATTTGGATAAGCTTCGGGCAGCGATTCGACCTGATACTGGGTTAGTTTCTGTTATGATGGTTAATAATGAGATTGGGGTTATTCAGCCTGTTGAGGAAATTGGAAGGATTTGTAAAGAATTTAATATTGCGTTTCATACTGATGCGGCCCAGGGTTTAGGGAAAATTCCAATTGATGTGGAGAAGATGAATATTAGTTTGATGAGTTTGAGTGGGCACAAGATATATGGGCCTAAAGGGGTTGGTGCTTTGTACATTCGTAGACGTCCTCGAGTGCGGGTTGAGCCTCAGATGAATGGGGGTGGGCAGGAAAGAGGGCTTCGTAGCGGGACTGTGCCTACCCCATTGGTAGTTGGGTTTGGAGCAGCTTGTGAGGTGGCTATGAAGGAAATGGAGTATGATGATAAGAGGATTCGGACATTACAAGATAGGTTATTGAAGGGGATTCGAGAGCGTGTGGATGCTGTTGAAGTGAATGGTAGTGCTGAGAGGCGGTATCCAGGGAATTTGAACTTATCTTTTCGGTTTGTTGAAGGGGAGAGCTTACTAATGGGGTTGAAGGAGGTTGCAGTTTCGAGTGGAAGTGCTTGTACTAGTGCTAGTTTGGAGCCAAGTTATGTATTAAGAGCTCTTGGGGTTGATGAGGAGATGGCCCATACTTCGATTAGGTTCGGGATAGGAAGGTTTACTACTGAGGAAGAGATTGATAGAGCAGTCGAGTTGACGGTGAAGCAGGTTCAAAAACTGAGGGAAATGAGTCCACTTTATGAAATGTATCAGCAAGGGATTGATCTTAAGAGTATTCAATGGGCTCAAcattaa
- the LOC130807362 gene encoding ubiquitin-conjugating enzyme E2 2-like encodes MASSSSSAQLRLMSDLKSIINEPPEGCSASPLSDDNLFVWSATIFGPDETPWEGGVFSLRLTFTDNYPEKPPRVRFTSDIFHPNVYHDGTLCMDIIQDAWSPCHNVATILTSIQSLLTDPNPSSPANPEAAQLFQHDIQAYNKRVRRCARKSIECS; translated from the exons ATGgcgtcttcttcttcttcagctCAACTTCGTCTCATGTCTGATCTCAAATCCATCATCAATGAACCCCCTgag GGTTGTAGTGCAAGTCCTTTATCTGATGATAATCTATTTGTTTGGAGTGCCACCATTTTTGGGCCAGATGAAACCCCCTGGGAAG GTGGAGTTTTTAGTCTACGGTTGACATTTACTGACAATTACCCAGAAAAGCCTCCTCGAGTTCGTTTCACCTCTGACATTTTTCATCCTAATG TTTATCACGATGGAACTTTGTGTATGGACATCATCCAGGATGCATGGTCACCATGCCACAATGTAGCAACAATCTTAACTTCAATCCAG TCTCTTCTAACTGACCCCAATCCTTCAAGTCCTGCAAATCCTGAAGCTGCTCAACTCTTCCAGCATGACATTCAGGCTTATAACAA GAGGGTTCGTAGATGTGCTCGTAAATCAATCGAGTGTTCTTGA